From one Rhopalosiphum padi isolate XX-2018 chromosome 2, ASM2088224v1, whole genome shotgun sequence genomic stretch:
- the LOC132923351 gene encoding rab GDP dissociation inhibitor alpha: MDEEYDCIVLGTGLKECILSGMLSVSGKKVLHVDRNKYYGGESASITPLQELFQKFGVKEPDEKEHGRGRDWNVDLVPKFLMANGLLVKLLIHTGVTRYLEFKSVEGSYVYKGGKIYKVPVDQKEALSSDLMGIFEKRRFRNFLIFVQDFQENDPKTWKDVDPQRMSAYQLYTKFGLDKNTQDFTGHALALYLNDDYINEPAANLIRRIKLYSDSLARYGKSPYLYPLYGLGELPQGFARLSAIYGGTYMLNTPVDEIVFEGSSVVGIKSGGVVAKCKQVFCDPSYVKERVKKTGQVIRCICLLNHPIPNTRDALSTQIIIPQNQVNRKSDIYVSLVSNTHQVSAQGWFIAMVSSKVETSNPELEIKPGLDLLGPIKQKFVSISDYYEPIDDGKDSKVFISKSYDATSHFETTCLDVLDIYKRATGEEFDFSKIKLESDDVQ; this comes from the coding sequence aTGGATGAAGAATACGACTGCATCGTGCTGGGCACCGGTCTCAAGGAGTGCATTCTGTCCGGTATGCTGTCGGTTTCAGGTAAAAAAGTGTTGCACGTTGACCGCAATAAATACTACGGCGGTGAGTCTGCGTCGATCACGCCGCTGCAGGAGCTGTTCCAGAAGTTTGGCGTGAAGGAACCCGATGAAAAGGAGCACGGGCGCGGCCGTGATTGGAATGTCGACTTGGTGCCTAAGTTCCTCATGGCCAATGGTTTACTGGTCAAGCTGCTTATACATACAGGTGTTACGCGCTACTTGGAGTTCAAGTCGGTCGAGGGCAGCTACGTGTACAAGGGTGGCAAAATCTACAAGGTACCTGTCGACCAGAAGGAAGCACTGTCATCGGATCTGATGGGAATATTCGAGAAGAGGCGGTTCAGAAATTTCCTGATATTTGTGCAAGACTTCCAGGAGAATGACCCCAAGACATGGAAGGATGTTGACCCGCAGCGCATGTCTGCGTATCAGCTGTACACCAAGTTTGGTTTGGACAAGAACACTCAGGACTTCACCGGTCATGCTCTAGCTCTCTATTTGAATGATGACTACATTAACGAACCTGCCGCCAATTTGATCAGACGCATCAAGTTGTACAGCGATTCTCTTGCACGTTATGGAAAAAGCCCGTATTTGTATCCTTTATACGGGCTCGGAGAACTGCCTCAAGGTTTTGCTCGTCTCAGTGCTATTTATGGTGGTACTTACATGTTGAATACTCCCGTCGATGAAATTGTTTTTGAAGGATCTAGTGTTGTTGGCATTAAAAGTGGCGGTGTTGTCGCTAAATGTAAACAAGTGTTCTGTGACCCGTCCTACGTAAAAGAAAGAGTGAAAAAAACTGGTCAAGTAATCCGTTGCATATGTTTGTTGAATCATCCTATACCCAACACTCGTGACGCGCTTTCTACTCAGATCATAATTCCACAGAACCAGGTTAACCGTAAGTCTGATATCTACGTTTCGTTAGTAAGTAACACCCATCAAGTGTCTGCACAAGGATGGTTTATTGCTATGGTTTCTTCCAAAGTAGAAACTAGTAACCCAGAATTGGAGATCAAGCCTGGTTTGGACTTGTTGGGACCTATTAAACAGAAATTTGTATCTATTTCTGATTATTATGAACCTATTGATGATGGAAAAGATAGCAAGGTATTTATTTCAAAGTCGTATGATGCTACATCGCATTTTGAGACAACATGCTTGGACGTTTTGGATATTTATAAACGAGCTACCGGAGAAgaatttgatttttctaaaattaaattagaaagtgatgatgttcaataa